A single genomic interval of Adhaeribacter pallidiroseus harbors:
- a CDS encoding POTRA domain-containing protein → MVLLDYFWKRFLLFALVVFLFTAPVYSQQTKPNPDSLKKTSEADTTRKKLDSDKILQDIKAYSKRKTIIGRLMKAVFRFDRKPEPVGVNAEVLNNQYRKHGYKIVRRIYIKNLDAFGYSITDTLRVPVNFLEKAGNSVHIKTHQGRIRNKLLFKPGEPLDPLDLSESERLLRQTDYILDARVTVNEQTSTRDSVDIVVITKDIFSISAGGSYNAGGGSGRVVLRDINFIGSGHQIRNVYRFGLDSAQQSYEYTGSYRVENIYKTFISSELIYRDEVNYKQKGASLQRDFFSINTKYAGAIALNWYNIPTYVRLTDTTGSRQNVSFSTQDYWIGKSFRFKSYNLGQENRARIVTSGRVIITHYPTPPTDEYQSNTFYLAGIGYTYRKYYKDKYLFGFGRTEDIPAGNLLAFTYGFENGNKYNRRYVDIKAGFGKYNREFGYLNVTGEFDTYIRDKKWEQGELATEVLYFTKLYHWDNWQIRHFFWNRASYGINRKYGENILNVNKFEGIRGFSSDERGTRKFVINYENNLYTPFSFIGFRFAIVAFADFAWLSTGNSSNPFSNRPLQGYGIGFRFHNEYTTFNTIQISLGFYPQGPTTIKTYPSTRPYYEFNDFIYSRPITSIFGDGIYR, encoded by the coding sequence ATGGTATTACTAGATTATTTTTGGAAACGGTTTTTGTTGTTTGCACTGGTAGTTTTTCTGTTTACAGCACCAGTTTACAGCCAACAAACGAAACCCAACCCTGATTCTTTAAAAAAAACTTCGGAGGCGGATACCACGCGTAAAAAGCTTGATTCTGATAAAATATTGCAGGATATAAAAGCTTATTCGAAGCGTAAAACTATCATAGGCCGCTTAATGAAAGCCGTTTTTCGGTTTGACCGGAAACCAGAACCAGTAGGCGTAAATGCCGAGGTGCTGAACAACCAATACCGCAAGCACGGTTATAAAATTGTCAGGCGCATCTACATTAAAAACTTAGATGCTTTTGGTTATTCCATAACCGATACCTTACGGGTGCCCGTAAACTTTCTGGAAAAGGCCGGCAACTCGGTGCACATTAAAACGCACCAGGGCCGTATCCGAAACAAGTTGCTGTTTAAACCCGGTGAGCCGCTTGACCCCTTAGACCTAAGCGAATCAGAGCGTTTGCTGCGCCAAACGGATTATATTCTGGATGCCCGGGTAACGGTAAATGAACAAACCTCCACCCGCGACAGCGTAGATATTGTAGTGATTACCAAAGATATTTTTTCTATCAGCGCAGGCGGTTCGTACAATGCCGGAGGAGGATCCGGGCGAGTAGTATTACGCGATATTAATTTTATCGGCAGTGGTCACCAAATTCGCAACGTGTATCGCTTTGGCTTAGACTCGGCGCAACAATCGTATGAATATACAGGTAGTTACCGGGTTGAAAATATTTATAAAACCTTTATCAGTAGCGAGTTAATTTACCGCGACGAAGTGAATTACAAACAAAAAGGGGCTAGCCTGCAACGGGATTTCTTCTCCATTAACACGAAATACGCCGGCGCCATAGCCTTAAACTGGTACAATATTCCTACTTATGTTCGGTTAACGGATACTACCGGCAGCCGGCAAAATGTATCGTTCTCTACCCAGGATTACTGGATTGGTAAATCTTTCCGGTTTAAATCGTACAATTTAGGCCAAGAAAACCGCGCGCGTATTGTTACATCGGGCCGTGTTATTATTACCCACTATCCTACTCCACCTACCGATGAGTACCAAAGCAATACCTTTTACCTGGCCGGCATAGGCTATACTTACCGTAAATATTATAAAGACAAGTACTTGTTTGGTTTTGGCCGTACCGAGGATATTCCGGCGGGTAACTTGCTGGCGTTTACCTATGGCTTTGAGAACGGAAATAAATACAACCGGCGGTATGTAGATATTAAAGCCGGCTTTGGCAAGTACAACCGGGAGTTTGGGTACTTAAACGTTACCGGTGAGTTTGATACCTACATTCGGGATAAAAAGTGGGAACAAGGCGAACTAGCAACCGAAGTGTTATATTTTACTAAGTTATATCATTGGGATAACTGGCAGATACGGCATTTTTTTTGGAACCGGGCTTCGTATGGCATAAACCGCAAATACGGCGAAAACATATTAAATGTAAATAAATTTGAAGGCATCCGGGGCTTTAGCTCCGACGAACGGGGCACCCGAAAATTTGTTATAAATTACGAAAACAACTTGTACACGCCTTTCTCTTTTATTGGTTTCCGGTTCGCGATTGTGGCCTTTGCCGATTTTGCCTGGTTATCTACGGGCAACAGCAGTAATCCTTTTAGTAATAGACCCTTGCAAGGTTATGGCATTGGTTTTCGGTTCCACAACGAATACACCACCTTTAATACCATTCAGATTTCGCTGGGCTTTTATCCGCAAGGGCCCACTACCATTAAAACTTATCCTTCTACCCGACCTTATTACGAGTTCAACGATTTTATTTATTCCCGCCCGATTACTTCTATTTTCGGCGACGGCATTTATCGGT